atttcatcCAGATGAGTACAAATGACATTATATCTCGTTGCCAATTCAAATTCAGTAAGTTGCACTGCATTTAAAAGTGCTGCCATTTGGTTGTCAAATGTCACTACATTttcgaaaacattttttattcggTCGTAACTTATTGGATCCTCttcttctaaatttttattctcagTTCCTTTCGGAACAGTGTCTTTTTGTTGTTGCGCTATGAAACAATAAATGAATGTATTCATCAGCTCCACAGAAAAATAGTGGGAGATagtaattataacatattgcTAAAGCTAAGATAACTGATATTTACCTTTGTCAACGCCGAAATTTTCTCCATTTTTCTTCAGTCTtctcaaacatattttttcatttgctAGCCAGTGTGACCTGCTCATTAAAATATCAACAAGTTTGCTGCAACAACAAACCAtagatacaatatttataaagtaatacaaaggaaaaaagataaaaaaattttcaccaaggaagaaaataaaaatggtgattcctatatgtataatttaaaaacttaaatattcTATGACCATCTTTCTTTCTATCCGAAAATGTAGAACAATATACTTGTATGAACTAGACAGGTAAAATTTATTCCTATATGTTCtgtcgtaaatatttattataaattacctATCATTGTATTCAATCCAAATGGAATTCCATCTTTTAAAAAGCTGCTGTCTTTTAACTGTTCCAAATTGACGAAGATAATTTACCAACTCCTCTACCGACACATTTTTTGGTAAAGGCGCAACACAAACTGACTTTCCTGGCAAATAATGCTGATTTCCTTCATATGAGCTCTGTTCTGATCTTGCGTCTTGGTGCTGATGGTTCGAGCTTGTAGCAACTTGTTTGTTTGTGTGTTGGACAGATTCAGCTGACTTAGAGTTCATGGTTCAAAATTGTTCAAGCaatcgtaatttattattctaactTAATTATACTTCTGTTTCTCTTGCAATTTCTCttgaaagtattattatataacgatacgctatataaaaatagaaagattaaaaaagatcactatttaactaaaattcaataattgaCCATCTCTAGTGATCACTTTCAGAAAATACTTTGTTTCGATCAATCCTTTTGAATTTCCAGCACAGAGAACAACATCATTTTCAgattcgagaaatattaagCCATCTTCCTTTGCTCTTccaaaattaatgtaaataaaaagttcGGCGCTTTGACGTAAAccgttgataaaatttaatcccTTCGCAAAGTgaatgtgattttttttcatacgtGATAGACCTTCAGTTTTTATCTTTGGCCAGTACTTAAAATAGGTCCCATGAATTATATCAAAGTCCACGCAGTCAAGTATCTTCAAGCTCAGTTCATTGACCTTGAATATAGAGTGGCCTTGATTTGCCTTAATCTCTAAAACACCGTCAATTGTTTCAAGGGTAAATCTTTGCTTGTTATTTTCCTTTACTACTCTCTTGATGTCATCAATAGTATACTTATACAATGATTTATTCAACAGTTCGTTAACTGCGACAAAGCCGTTTGGTTTAATATTTAAGCCTTCCTTTATAGCTCCATGACGTAGCAGATATGATAATCTTTTGCTGAGAGCAATGTCGCTTTTACTCTGACtctaaaaacaatataataacaagttattatattgtataaaataacatttgttatatagagatctataattatacaatcaaattaaGTAGATTATTAAAGTGTTTCTCAAAGAAATACGAATGCCAGTTCTTCaactttttgttaaaaattgacattttttttttacaaaatctaacaaaatatttactgCTGTTATTACTATACtagaaaatatgttaataattttaatgccaAATCACTTAAAAGAATATCTTCAATTGTTCTGTTCTTTCAATAGCAATCACATTACACCTAATTTTATTAGTAGgtttttactaataatttgCTGTAATTTTTACCATGATCTTACTGCAAGCAAAAATAAAGTGTTTAACTATCTTTAACCAGAGCACAtacgttaaattttaaaatacaaaacttataattatgaaaatagaaaacagggaggaaaaatatgcaaaaatatccAAATAATGTGTCATGTCATAACGATTATCAGCCTGACTAGACTTATAGAATGTTTATTTCCTTTAAGCAAGAATCTAGCTATTAGAAAGTTCTTCTAGTGGCACGTAAATGatcgtttatataaataaataaacaaaacgaCATGTACGTGTTTCAGACGAAGGAGAAGCACTGAAAGCAAACTACACATGCCCGCACAGAAAGGTGCACCCTATTAAACACATTCGACAGATGTCTTTATATGCAACAATCTTACATTACCACGATGTTAATAGGAAGCCATAATTTGGGACAAAAAATGCACAGACTTCTtttcttgtaaataaattacaagcaCGATTGTCTAACCTCTGAAAACATGAAACTAGCGTAGCTCGCAACTTTCCCTCGAACCAATCTAACCGGTCTTCCTTACGCTAATTTGAAAGCATACGTCTCGACATTTACGATTTCTTAACAAGTCACAAATTTACGGAATTCTAATTGATATTATGACGACAATAATCGCATAATACCTACCATTAGCCGCGGAATAAATCGTATCTACGTTTAAAGGCCATCACAttgcacacaaaattgcataggctgcataagcatagcataagaccgttggaccaatgagcatcttatgtaaatcaatatggcgactttatgctggatgctcattggtttagcgATCTTAAATCCACCGATATTAACCAATGAAAGGAAgctatttctttttccatgGAAACACACCCTTAAGACCGGTTCTACATTGGTCGTATTGTAGAAtccccgatctacaatagctgtagtaagctgtagttgTAGTAtactgggtctacaatgcgagtcgcaaagtcgtgagtcgcaagaattgaccaatgacagtcgaatttgaggagaataatcgactgtgattggtcaattcttgcgactcacgactttgcgactcgcattgtagacccagcagtaagcctcaagatgtaagaaattgaccaatcacagtcgattattctcctcacattcgcctGTAATTAGTCAATTTCTTAtggcttgaggcttactacagcttactacagctattgtagatcgggcataaaTCTGCCTTAAATCATCAGCCTTTACTGCTGTAGtaataacttacgataatttcttcgcgtaaacgggatttttcttcgcgtaaacgggattttgtagtaacttgcgataatttacttcgcgtaaacgagttatatatcgtaagttactacagaagtaacgctcgcgtaaacgtagtaaatgGGGAGCAAAAATAGGTTTTCTTTCGGTGTAGATGAGTGCACTATTTCTCGCAATTGGCTGGAAGGTAGAAATAATGCGCTCATCTCTACACCGAAAAAGAAACTCATTCCCGCTCCCCATATTGTACTTAAAGCCCCGGAtacacactttttcgtaacagtaacgGTAAAGTTTCAACCGTACGGATTCGTaatatccataattttttttacctaaaAGAAATACCCGtccattttattaaacataaaattcgaCAGGGACGTTCAACTACGATTCGTATCTCCGATAATTTGCATCTTTTATATCCTAGAAAGAGCcgattgatttaataaaacttaatcAATAACGGACTCGCAGCGAGTCGCAGCTAAGCCAACTCGACAGAGGTCTCCACCGTGTCTCCTGCCGAAACTGCTGCTTTTCATAAGaattaagcggggagcacacacttctgcacaacgcataacgcgtaagcataagaaaattgattggtctatttccttatgcacatgtgtatggaccaatcaattttcttatgcttacgcattatgcgttgtgcagaagtgtgtgtctGGGCCCAtatggaagcacataaaattgcaggagccataagcagaaggcagaagccatatgcgcatgcgctatggtatctatagagctctacagataccatagcgcatgcgcatatggcttctgctttctgcttatggctcctgcaattttatgtgctttcacCTATACGATCCCTTGGGAGCCTTTTTCCGCGTCGGTCTCAtaatgggcgcgttcagcagaacaaCAAACGCTCAATAgcaatcgaacgtgattggctgcgttcagccgaaCCTCTGCTTAGCGAAGCGAAAGGTAGCAATTGAatgtgattggttcttaccttTGGATCCAACCAATTACACTTAATTGCTACCTTTCGCTTCGCTAAGCAGAGGttcggctgaacgcagccattggctcttacttttagaaccaaccaatcaacgcagattgttgataagacgagactcaacagttgtgtctgctgacgCGCCCAATTTCATTTGCGGTTCGCGAGCTCgattttctatagattttcttgaaactgtgaatatacgttaatttaggtgtgctttatgcgtggtataaatttcagtacttctttcggtataaaaaatcaagatactgagcctcaaagtttcaattttcactaaaatttagtaaaagttgaaactttgaggctcagtatcttgattttttataccggaaagaggtactgaaatttatatcaCGCATAAAgtacacctaaattaacgtatattcacagtttcaagaaaatctatagaaaatcgattttctctagtgtAAAGACCGGAGAACTACCTTGAAGGTTGAAGGCTGAAACATGATGACCGTAACCATAGCATACCCGATCAAAACACCGTTGACCGCGTCTGAtgtttttcattctttttaaaGGTTTTTCAGTACATTAACGCCTCAAACAGATAGCGCAGATAGGTTGCAGATTACATTTTAATGTGACATTGACGAAACACGTAAGttataaacgtataaattaACAAGTAACAAAGACAATTCATCACAGCTACAAGAGAACGCATAgtacgtatatatagatatcgaATTACACATTTTCATT
The nucleotide sequence above comes from Temnothorax longispinosus isolate EJ_2023e chromosome 4, Tlon_JGU_v1, whole genome shotgun sequence. Encoded proteins:
- the LOC139812156 gene encoding tRNA 2'-phosphotransferase 1-like isoform X1; this translates as MFSESQSKSDIALSKRLSYLLRHGAIKEGLNIKPNGFVAVNELLNKSLYKYTIDDIKRVVKENNKQRFTLETIDGVLEIKANQGHSIFKVNELSLKILDCVDFDIIHGTYFKYWPKIKTEGLSRMKKNHIHFAKGLNFINGLRQSAELFIYINFGRAKEDGLIFLESENDVVLCAGNSKGLIETKYFLKVITRDGQLLNFS
- the LOC139812156 gene encoding tRNA 2'-phosphotransferase 1-like isoform X2, whose protein sequence is MSQSKSDIALSKRLSYLLRHGAIKEGLNIKPNGFVAVNELLNKSLYKYTIDDIKRVVKENNKQRFTLETIDGVLEIKANQGHSIFKVNELSLKILDCVDFDIIHGTYFKYWPKIKTEGLSRMKKNHIHFAKGLNFINGLRQSAELFIYINFGRAKEDGLIFLESENDVVLCAGNSKGLIETKYFLKVITRDGQLLNFS